In one window of Kiritimatiellia bacterium DNA:
- a CDS encoding NAD+ synthase has translation MRTVRIALAQINPTVGALADNARRILRAAHQAAALGADLLATPELALCGYPPDDLVIRRAFLDAVVRTIRWLARALPRKLITIVGAPRPVPNHRPQNAAWVLQDGRLVGTYAKMQLPSGGVFDEERVFAPGERPLVLRVGPVRIALHICEDSWHPKAPACTTLRGAADLVLNMSASPFQLGKFALRHSVITEAAAIVGAPFAYVNLVGGQDELVFDGGSFAIDRQGRLVARARSFEEDLLLLDVPAPSPPAGAPAPQTALLALSALGRSRRRSLANSIAARPRGSAEAWAALRLALRDYVHKNGASDVVLGLSGGVDSALVAALAADALGARHVHALSMPTRFNSPQTQRDARRVAERLGLDFRVVPIEPMRQAVLEGLNAVAPGCERGLTGENLQARLRGLVLMAMSNRYGWLVLATGNKSEIATGYCTIYGDLVGAFAPLKDVPKTLVYRLARWRNRTAGREVVPASVLRRAPSAELRPNQTDQQSLPPYSLVDEIVERVEERDEPPASLVARGLPADAVRNVVRRIETSEYKRRQAPPGPKITPRAFGRDRRMPITCAWRAPVPRRPAARRGGPR, from the coding sequence ATGCGAACGGTTCGCATCGCGCTGGCCCAGATCAATCCGACGGTCGGCGCGCTCGCCGACAACGCGCGCCGAATCCTGCGCGCCGCGCACCAGGCGGCCGCCCTCGGCGCCGACCTCCTGGCCACGCCGGAGCTGGCGCTCTGCGGGTACCCGCCCGACGATCTGGTCATCCGTCGCGCCTTTCTCGATGCGGTCGTCCGAACGATCCGTTGGCTCGCCCGTGCGCTGCCGCGGAAGCTAATCACCATTGTCGGTGCGCCGCGGCCCGTCCCCAACCACCGCCCCCAGAACGCCGCGTGGGTCCTCCAGGACGGTCGCCTTGTGGGCACCTATGCGAAAATGCAGCTGCCCAGCGGCGGTGTCTTCGACGAGGAACGGGTGTTTGCGCCGGGCGAACGCCCTCTCGTGCTTCGGGTGGGACCGGTCCGCATCGCGCTTCACATCTGCGAGGACTCCTGGCACCCGAAGGCCCCCGCCTGCACCACGCTGCGCGGTGCGGCGGATCTGGTGCTGAACATGTCCGCCTCGCCGTTTCAACTCGGCAAGTTCGCCCTCCGCCACAGCGTGATTACGGAGGCCGCTGCGATCGTCGGCGCCCCGTTTGCGTACGTAAACCTCGTCGGCGGTCAGGACGAGCTGGTGTTTGATGGCGGCAGTTTCGCGATCGATCGACAGGGCCGGCTGGTCGCGCGCGCCCGTTCGTTCGAAGAGGATCTGTTGCTGCTGGACGTGCCTGCGCCGTCCCCGCCGGCGGGCGCCCCTGCGCCCCAAACGGCACTGCTCGCGCTTTCGGCGCTCGGGCGCTCGCGGCGGCGCTCACTGGCCAACTCAATCGCCGCCCGCCCGCGCGGATCCGCAGAAGCATGGGCGGCGCTGCGGCTGGCGCTTCGAGACTATGTGCACAAGAACGGCGCCAGCGACGTGGTGCTCGGCCTCAGCGGCGGCGTGGACTCCGCGCTCGTCGCGGCGCTGGCGGCCGACGCGCTCGGCGCCCGTCATGTCCATGCGCTTTCGATGCCCACCCGCTTCAACTCACCGCAGACCCAGCGCGACGCGCGCCGCGTCGCGGAGCGGCTCGGTCTCGATTTCCGCGTCGTCCCCATCGAGCCAATGCGACAGGCGGTGCTGGAGGGACTCAATGCGGTCGCGCCAGGTTGCGAACGCGGGCTGACCGGCGAGAATCTGCAGGCAAGACTGCGAGGGCTGGTCCTGATGGCGATGTCGAACCGATATGGATGGCTGGTGCTTGCGACCGGCAACAAGAGCGAGATCGCGACCGGCTACTGCACAATTTACGGCGACCTGGTCGGCGCGTTCGCACCGCTGAAGGATGTGCCCAAGACCCTCGTCTACCGTCTCGCGCGCTGGAGAAACCGAACGGCCGGCCGTGAAGTCGTGCCCGCCTCCGTGCTGCGCCGCGCACCGTCGGCGGAACTGCGGCCCAACCAGACCGACCAGCAGTCCCTGCCCCCCTATTCGCTGGTGGATGAAATCGTCGAGCGCGTCGAGGAACGCGACGAACCCCCTGCCTCGCTGGTCGCCCGCGGCCTTCCCGCCGACGCGGTACGAAACGTCGTGCGGCGCATTGAAACCAGCGAATACAAGCGGCGACAGGCGCCGCCGGGGCCGAAGATCACCCCCCGCGCCTTCGGCCGGGATCGCCGCATGCCGATCACCTGCGCGTGGCGCGCGCCGGTCCCCCGGCGCCCCGCGGCTCGGCGGGGAGGTCCCCGATGA